A stretch of the Duncaniella dubosii genome encodes the following:
- the thrC gene encoding threonine synthase — translation MLYYSTNHSSPETTLEEAVVKGLATDRGLYMPEHIKALPKEFFNDIDKMSFHEIACRVADAFFGEDIPADELHRIVRDTLSFDCPVAEVNPNIYSLELFHGPTLAFKDVGARFMARLLQYFIKKRSHTRTVNVLVATSGDTGSAVANGFLGVDGIHVYVLYPKGKVSPIQECQFTTLGRNITAVEVDGVFDDCQRLVKSAFMDQDLCQHLTLTSANSINVARFLPQAFYYFNAYARMKAIGKSDNLVISVPSGNFGNITAGLFAHRMGLPVKRFIAANNANDIFYNYLLSGVYSPKASVQTIANAMDVGDPSNFARIFDLYGGSHERISSLISGYTFTDSQIRETMNECYNRTGYILDPHGACGYRALQSGLRENETGVFLETAHPAKFKDTVEQAIDAEIQIPDRLADFMKGQKQSVSMTSDFKDFKAYLMKQ, via the coding sequence ATGCTTTATTACAGCACCAACCACTCATCCCCGGAGACAACGCTCGAAGAAGCTGTGGTCAAAGGTCTCGCTACAGACAGGGGGCTATACATGCCTGAACACATCAAGGCTCTTCCTAAAGAATTTTTCAATGACATCGATAAAATGTCATTTCACGAAATCGCATGCCGTGTGGCAGACGCATTTTTCGGAGAAGACATCCCAGCCGATGAACTTCACCGCATAGTCCGCGATACGCTTTCATTTGACTGCCCGGTAGCAGAAGTAAATCCCAACATATATAGTCTCGAACTCTTCCACGGCCCGACTCTTGCCTTTAAGGATGTCGGAGCACGCTTTATGGCACGACTGCTCCAATACTTCATAAAAAAACGCTCCCACACACGCACCGTAAACGTTCTCGTCGCCACCAGCGGTGACACTGGCTCGGCCGTTGCCAACGGATTTCTCGGCGTGGACGGCATCCATGTCTACGTACTTTATCCAAAAGGTAAGGTCAGTCCTATTCAGGAATGTCAGTTCACCACTCTCGGACGCAACATCACGGCCGTTGAGGTAGATGGAGTGTTCGATGACTGCCAGCGCCTTGTAAAGAGCGCATTCATGGATCAGGATCTGTGTCAGCATCTGACACTCACCTCGGCAAACTCAATCAATGTCGCTCGGTTTCTCCCTCAGGCATTTTACTATTTCAATGCCTATGCCCGCATGAAAGCCATCGGCAAGAGCGATAATCTTGTAATCAGTGTGCCCAGCGGGAACTTCGGCAATATAACGGCCGGACTTTTTGCTCACCGGATGGGACTTCCTGTCAAACGTTTCATTGCCGCCAACAACGCCAACGACATCTTTTATAACTATCTTCTTTCAGGAGTCTATTCGCCCAAAGCGAGCGTACAGACAATCGCAAACGCAATGGACGTAGGCGATCCCAGCAACTTCGCCCGAATATTCGACCTCTACGGAGGTTCGCATGAACGCATTTCGTCACTTATAAGCGGCTACACCTTCACAGACTCTCAGATACGTGAGACAATGAACGAATGCTACAACCGCACCGGATACATTCTTGACCCTCACGGAGCATGCGGCTACCGCGCACTGCAGTCCGGTCTGCGAGAAAACGAAACGGGAGTATTCCTTGAAACCGCCCATCCGGCAAAATTCAAAGATACGGTCGAACAAGCCATCGACGCAGAAATCCAGATACCCGACCGTCTCGCAGACTTCATGAAAGGACAGAAACAATCCGTTTCCATGACCTCTGATTTCAAAGACTTCAAGGCATATCTCATGAAACAATAA
- a CDS encoding cofactor-independent phosphoglycerate mutase, with product MKHLIILGDGMSDHPIASLGGKTPLQYASTPSFDRLASAGRCGTLVTIPEGFSPGSEVANTSILGYDLNEVYEGRGPLEAASIGYEMEPDDMAMRCNIITLGQQGEISNHHGGHLTTEEGAELIKYLDSHLGSERVKFIPGIQYRHLLVIKAGNKHIECAPPHDHPEEQWRDLLIKPATETAADASRMSSAETAGLINDLILRSQKLLAEHPINLRRKAEGHPTANSIWPWSPGYRPKMQTLQQMYPSIKSGAVISAVDLIRGIGHYAGLRTIVIPGMTGLADTNYEGKAKAAVDALRTDDFVFLHVEATDEAGHDGNIDLKIRAIEYLDNRIVGPVMDELADWDEPVRIALLPDHATPVERRIHIGEPVPFSIYTPGGIPDDVTVYDEKSCTQGAYGTLHLQEFMEEFMRL from the coding sequence ATGAAGCATCTCATAATCCTTGGCGACGGGATGTCGGATCATCCTATCGCCTCTCTGGGAGGAAAAACGCCTCTTCAGTATGCTTCAACACCCTCATTCGACCGTCTGGCCTCGGCCGGAAGATGCGGGACACTTGTCACCATTCCCGAAGGCTTCTCGCCCGGAAGCGAAGTGGCCAACACGTCTATCCTCGGCTACGACCTGAATGAAGTCTATGAGGGGCGCGGGCCTCTCGAAGCCGCAAGCATCGGCTACGAGATGGAGCCTGATGATATGGCAATGCGATGTAACATAATCACTCTCGGCCAGCAAGGTGAGATCAGCAACCATCACGGAGGACATCTGACTACCGAGGAAGGTGCCGAGCTAATCAAATACCTCGACAGCCACCTCGGCAGTGAGCGTGTGAAATTCATCCCGGGAATACAGTACAGACATTTGCTCGTCATAAAAGCCGGCAACAAGCACATCGAATGCGCCCCACCACACGACCATCCGGAAGAGCAGTGGCGCGATCTGCTGATAAAACCTGCGACCGAAACAGCCGCAGACGCATCGCGCATGTCATCTGCGGAAACTGCCGGACTGATCAATGACCTCATTCTCCGATCTCAGAAACTTCTTGCCGAACATCCGATAAATCTTCGGCGAAAAGCCGAAGGCCATCCGACAGCCAATTCAATCTGGCCGTGGAGTCCCGGCTACCGTCCGAAAATGCAGACCCTGCAGCAGATGTATCCATCTATTAAAAGCGGAGCTGTAATTTCAGCCGTCGACCTCATCAGAGGAATCGGACACTACGCAGGACTTCGGACCATCGTCATACCCGGCATGACGGGACTTGCAGATACAAACTACGAAGGCAAAGCCAAGGCTGCGGTCGACGCTTTACGCACGGATGATTTTGTATTTCTCCACGTAGAAGCGACCGATGAAGCCGGACACGATGGGAACATCGACCTTAAAATACGGGCCATCGAATATCTCGACAACCGCATCGTTGGTCCTGTAATGGATGAACTTGCAGACTGGGATGAACCGGTCCGCATAGCCCTCCTGCCAGATCATGCGACACCCGTCGAACGGCGCATACATATAGGAGAACCCGTTCCGTTCTCAATCTACACACCCGGAGGAATCCCCGACGACGTTACAGTCTATGATGAAAAAAGCTGCACACAAGGAGCTTACGGGACTCTCCATCTCCAAGAGTTCATGGAGGAATTCATGAGACTCTGA
- the thrA gene encoding bifunctional aspartate kinase/homoserine dehydrogenase I has protein sequence MKVLKFGGTSVGSANSLLNLRSIVEGQNLPTIIVVSALGGVTDLLIKTARTAAEGNESYRELFETIVKRHHDIIASVITDRPDELKEEIDTLLSELSSIYQGVYLIRDLSPKTQAAIVSYGERLSSRIVYRLINGSKLHDSREFIKTEQKHGRSILDSELTRALVAEEFRHEVLGGRIHIVPGFISTDKQSGEVTNLGRGGSDYTASIIAAALNAEALEIWTDVDGFMTADPRVIPTAYTINSLSYVEAMELCNFGAKVIYPPTIYPVCVKNIPIRVKNTFNPDGPGTIILNDVEDDRKPIKGISSISGTSLITVTGLSMVGVIGVNRRIFTALAENGISVFMVSQASSENSTSIGVRDQDAEEAIRVLDHEFAKEIEEGAMFPMHAESGLATVAIVGENMKHTPGIAGKLFGTLGRSGISVIACAQGASETNISFVVHGDSLRKSLNVIHDSFFLSEYKELNLFICGVGTVGGMLIEQIRSQQETLRNTHRLKLNVVGIASSRRAIFSRSGIDLANYREELEASPESTPERLRNEIVSMNIFNSVFVDCTASHDIAALYQTFLDHNISVVAANKVAASSSYDIYRRLKDTALSRGVKYLFETNVGAGLPIIGTINDLISSGDRILKIEAVLSGTLNFIFNALSADVPFSETVRLAKEMGYSEPDPRIDLSGQDVIRKLVILTREGGYKAEQSEVEKHLFIPTELFEGSLDDFWHRLPELDEDFEARRKVLESEGKRWRFVARMEMGKMSVGLEAVDSRHPFYGLEGSNNIVLLTTERYREYPMLIQGYGAGAEVTAAGVFANIMSTVNN, from the coding sequence ATGAAAGTATTAAAATTTGGCGGGACATCCGTAGGTTCCGCAAACAGTCTTCTGAATCTCAGAAGCATCGTCGAAGGTCAGAATTTACCGACCATAATCGTAGTAAGCGCCCTTGGCGGAGTGACCGACCTTCTCATCAAGACAGCCCGGACAGCAGCCGAAGGCAATGAATCCTACCGGGAACTATTCGAGACCATAGTCAAACGTCATCACGATATTATCGCCAGTGTGATCACAGACCGCCCTGACGAGCTTAAAGAGGAAATCGACACACTCCTCTCAGAGCTTTCGTCAATATATCAGGGTGTCTACCTCATCCGTGACCTCAGCCCCAAAACGCAAGCCGCAATCGTCAGCTACGGCGAACGGCTCAGCAGCCGCATCGTGTACCGGCTCATAAACGGAAGCAAGCTCCACGATTCACGCGAATTCATCAAAACCGAGCAGAAACACGGACGTTCCATCCTTGACAGCGAGCTGACACGCGCTCTCGTTGCCGAAGAATTCAGACACGAAGTGCTCGGCGGACGCATACACATAGTCCCCGGATTTATAAGCACTGACAAACAATCTGGAGAGGTCACCAACCTCGGACGCGGAGGAAGCGACTACACGGCTTCAATCATCGCCGCCGCACTCAACGCCGAGGCTCTTGAAATATGGACTGATGTCGACGGTTTCATGACCGCTGACCCGCGCGTCATCCCCACAGCCTACACCATAAACTCCCTGAGCTATGTGGAGGCGATGGAGCTTTGCAACTTCGGAGCAAAGGTCATCTATCCCCCGACAATATATCCGGTATGTGTCAAAAACATACCTATCCGCGTTAAAAACACCTTCAATCCCGACGGCCCGGGCACGATTATCCTCAACGATGTGGAGGATGACCGCAAACCGATCAAGGGCATTTCAAGCATCAGCGGGACTTCGCTCATAACAGTGACCGGTCTTTCGATGGTAGGTGTCATCGGTGTCAACCGCCGCATCTTCACCGCCCTTGCCGAAAACGGCATCTCAGTCTTCATGGTCAGTCAGGCATCGTCGGAAAACTCTACTTCAATCGGCGTACGTGACCAAGATGCGGAAGAAGCCATCCGTGTGCTCGACCACGAGTTCGCGAAGGAAATCGAAGAGGGTGCGATGTTTCCGATGCACGCCGAAAGCGGCCTCGCGACCGTTGCGATCGTAGGCGAAAACATGAAGCATACTCCCGGCATCGCCGGAAAGCTCTTCGGGACTCTCGGCCGAAGCGGCATCAGCGTGATTGCTTGTGCCCAAGGCGCAAGCGAGACAAATATATCGTTCGTGGTTCACGGCGACTCACTGCGCAAATCGCTCAATGTAATCCATGATTCATTCTTCCTCAGCGAATACAAGGAACTCAATCTGTTTATCTGCGGAGTCGGAACTGTCGGAGGTATGCTCATCGAGCAGATACGCAGCCAACAGGAGACTCTGAGAAACACACATCGTCTGAAACTCAACGTGGTCGGAATCGCATCAAGCCGTCGCGCCATCTTCTCGCGTTCAGGCATAGACCTCGCAAACTACCGTGAAGAGCTTGAGGCAAGCCCGGAAAGCACCCCTGAGCGTCTGCGCAACGAAATCGTCAGCATGAACATATTTAACAGTGTATTCGTCGACTGCACGGCAAGCCATGACATTGCCGCTCTTTACCAGACCTTCCTTGACCACAACATTTCTGTAGTGGCAGCTAACAAAGTAGCCGCATCAAGCAGCTATGATATCTATCGCCGTCTCAAGGACACGGCTCTGAGCCGTGGGGTAAAATACCTGTTTGAGACCAATGTCGGAGCCGGGCTGCCTATTATCGGCACAATCAATGACCTCATCTCGTCGGGCGACCGCATCCTTAAAATCGAAGCAGTTCTCAGCGGTACGCTCAATTTCATATTCAACGCTCTGTCGGCCGATGTTCCATTCTCCGAAACTGTCCGTCTTGCAAAGGAGATGGGCTACAGCGAACCAGACCCGCGCATCGATCTCAGCGGTCAGGACGTAATCCGAAAGCTCGTAATCCTTACACGCGAAGGAGGCTATAAGGCAGAACAAAGCGAAGTCGAAAAGCATCTTTTCATACCGACAGAACTGTTCGAAGGCTCACTCGACGACTTCTGGCACAGACTGCCCGAACTTGATGAGGATTTCGAGGCCCGGCGCAAAGTGCTTGAATCGGAAGGCAAACGCTGGCGCTTTGTCGCAAGAATGGAAATGGGCAAGATGAGTGTCGGACTTGAAGCGGTCGACAGCCGTCATCCGTTCTACGGACTGGAAGGCTCTAACAACATCGTTCTCCTGACTACCGAACGCTATCGCGAATATCCTATGCTTATCCAAGGCTATGGCGCAGGCGCAGAGGTCACCGCAGCCGGCGTGTTCGCCAACATCATGTCTACCGTCAACAACTGA
- the prfA gene encoding peptide chain release factor 1: protein MAENSLLSRLDGIEARFEEVGTLITDPSVIQDMKRYVRLTKEYKDLEKLTAVTRHYRSLLGNIDEAREVLASESDPELRDMAKEELDEATGALPALEEEIKLLLIPADPEDAKNAIVEIRGGTGGDEAAIFAGDLYKMYVKYCELKGWSVAVTSFSEGAAGGFKEIVMAVTGDNVYGTMKYESGVHRVQRVPATETQGRVHTSAATVAVLPEAEAFDVEINEGEIKWDTFRSGGAGGQNVNKVESGVRLRYMWRNPNTGESEEILIECTETRDQPKNKERALSRLRTFIYDKEHQKYIDDIASRRKTLVSTGDRSAKIRTYNYPQGRITDHRINYTIYNLQAFMDGEIQDVIDQLTIAENAEKLKAAEL, encoded by the coding sequence ATGGCAGAAAACTCCCTATTGTCACGTCTTGATGGCATCGAGGCCCGCTTTGAAGAAGTGGGCACGCTCATCACCGACCCTTCGGTGATTCAGGATATGAAACGTTATGTCCGTCTGACCAAGGAATATAAGGACCTTGAAAAACTTACGGCCGTGACACGCCACTACCGTTCGTTGCTTGGCAATATTGACGAGGCTCGTGAAGTGCTTGCATCGGAAAGCGACCCGGAACTCCGTGATATGGCCAAGGAGGAACTTGACGAGGCTACCGGTGCGCTTCCTGCTCTTGAAGAGGAAATCAAGCTGCTTCTGATTCCTGCAGACCCTGAGGATGCCAAAAACGCCATTGTTGAAATCCGCGGAGGAACCGGTGGCGACGAAGCCGCTATTTTTGCCGGTGACTTATATAAGATGTATGTGAAATACTGCGAGTTGAAAGGCTGGAGTGTGGCAGTCACAAGTTTCAGCGAAGGAGCAGCCGGTGGTTTCAAGGAAATCGTCATGGCCGTGACCGGCGACAACGTGTATGGAACGATGAAGTATGAAAGCGGTGTCCACCGCGTGCAGCGCGTTCCGGCTACGGAGACGCAGGGTCGTGTCCACACATCCGCCGCCACTGTCGCTGTTCTTCCCGAGGCCGAAGCCTTTGATGTTGAAATCAATGAAGGCGAAATCAAATGGGATACCTTCCGTTCGGGTGGAGCAGGCGGCCAGAATGTCAATAAGGTTGAATCCGGTGTGCGTCTGCGCTACATGTGGCGTAATCCGAACACGGGTGAAAGCGAGGAGATACTCATAGAGTGTACCGAGACGCGCGACCAGCCTAAGAACAAGGAGCGTGCACTGAGCAGACTACGCACATTTATCTACGATAAGGAACATCAGAAATATATCGACGATATAGCTTCGCGCCGAAAGACGCTCGTATCAACCGGCGACCGTTCGGCGAAAATACGTACCTACAATTATCCGCAGGGCCGCATCACCGACCATCGCATCAACTATACCATATATAATCTTCAAGCCTTCATGGACGGAGAGATTCAGGATGTGATCGATCAGCTGACAATCGCAGAAAATGCCGAGAAACTCAAGGCGGCGGAACTCTGA
- the pyrF gene encoding orotidine-5'-phosphate decarboxylase gives MNREQIIEQIKKKGSFLCVGLDTDIKKIPEHLLNEEDPIFAFNKAIIDATAPYCVAYKPNTAFYESLGVDGWKALDRTVRYLRENYSDQFIIADAKRGDIGNTSSLYARAFFENMGVDAITVAPYMGFDSVKPFMEYDGKWVILLALTSNPGSHDFQFRTDMTGTRLFEQVLETAQKWGTPDNLMFVVGATQGAMFAEVRRVAPSSFLLVPGVGAQGGSLEDVAKWGITHECGLLVNSSRGIIYASKGEDFAEAAAAEARKLRDHMTILLSTYGVI, from the coding sequence ATGAACCGCGAGCAAATCATTGAACAGATTAAGAAAAAAGGTTCTTTCCTCTGCGTCGGTCTCGACACGGACATAAAGAAAATTCCTGAACATCTTCTGAACGAGGAAGATCCGATTTTCGCATTCAACAAGGCTATCATTGATGCTACCGCTCCCTACTGCGTAGCCTACAAGCCCAACACCGCTTTTTATGAAAGCCTCGGCGTTGACGGCTGGAAGGCTCTTGACCGTACTGTCAGATACCTCCGTGAAAACTACTCCGACCAGTTTATAATAGCTGACGCAAAGCGTGGCGACATCGGCAACACATCGTCGCTCTATGCCCGGGCGTTTTTCGAAAATATGGGTGTCGATGCCATAACCGTAGCTCCATATATGGGATTTGACAGTGTGAAGCCCTTCATGGAATATGACGGCAAATGGGTGATACTTCTCGCTCTCACTTCCAATCCCGGAAGCCATGATTTCCAGTTCCGCACAGACATGACCGGCACGCGTCTTTTCGAACAGGTGCTTGAGACGGCTCAGAAGTGGGGTACACCTGACAACCTTATGTTTGTGGTCGGCGCTACTCAGGGAGCGATGTTTGCCGAAGTGCGTCGTGTGGCTCCGTCAAGTTTCCTTCTTGTGCCCGGTGTCGGCGCTCAGGGTGGCAGTCTTGAAGATGTGGCGAAGTGGGGCATCACACATGAATGCGGTCTCCTTGTCAATTCGTCACGTGGCATAATCTATGCTTCCAAGGGTGAGGATTTTGCTGAGGCTGCCGCTGCCGAGGCACGTAAACTGCGTGACCACATGACTATCCTTCTCTCGACCTACGGCGTGATCTGA